A stretch of Lathyrus oleraceus cultivar Zhongwan6 chromosome 6, CAAS_Psat_ZW6_1.0, whole genome shotgun sequence DNA encodes these proteins:
- the LOC127094940 gene encoding rho GTPase-activating protein 2 — MTGLVMVTRGGGCGGGSKRTRAARAAEEEEEQQNQLSLVALLLAAIRKSMVACRVERPDEVISTVHQMEIGWPTDVQHITHVTFDRFNGFLGLPVEFEVEIPGRVPSASVSVFGVSAESMQCSYDSKGNSVPTILMLMQDRLYSQGGLKAEGIFRINPENSKEEHVRNQLNSGIVPDDIDVHCLAGLIKAWFRELPSGVLDGLSPEQVLQCNTEEESFELVKQLKPTESALLSWAIDLMADVVQEEEYNKMNARNIAMVFAPNMTQMSDPLTALMHAVQVMNLLKTLIMKTLREREETATGGYSPMSFRTSFRRSEDEYDSQRETATCGYSPMSFRSSYRPSEDEYDSQLEIEASGELKGTKSDFNDHTHYRNSSEEELEAESLSEIEECFLKQLDENVNTKEFSEESVDYFQECVSSKSCCDYSAEPALSITDSKTVHSCVSSDKEKINADVIIPLLGWTDTDDVEMVDKFTDSVSPVPLLASS; from the exons ATGACGGGACTTGTCATGGTTACCAGAGGCGGTGGTTGCGGTGGAGGAAGTAAGAGAACACGAGCAGCACGAGCGGCTGAAGAAGAAGAGGAACAGCAGAACCAGCTTTCACTTGTGGCGTTGCTTTTAGCTGCGATTAGGAAATCTATGGTGGCATGCAGAGTAGAGAGGCCGGATGAAGTGATTTCAACCGTTCATCAAATGGAGATCGGATGGCCGACGGATGTTCAGCATATTACGCATGTTACGTTTGATCGGTTTAATGGTTTTCTTGGGCTTCCTGTTGAGTTTGAAGTTGAGATCCCTGGTCGTGTTCCCAGTGCTAG TGTAAGTGTGTTTGGAGTCTCAGCAGAATCTATGCAGTGTTCTTATGATTCAAAAGGAAACAGTGTCCCCACTATTCTCATGTTAATGCAGGATCGTTTATATTCACAGGGAGGATTGAAG GCTGAAGGTATATTTCGCATAAACCCAGAAAATAGTAAAGAGGAGCATGTGAGGAACCAGTTGAATAGCGGTATTGTGCCAGATGACATTGATGTCCACTGCTTGGCGGGACTGATCAAAGCGTGGTTCCGAGAGCTTCCTTCCGGAGTGCTAGATGGTCTTTCCCCTGAACAAGTTCTTCAATGCAACACAGAAGAAGAATCTTTTGAGCTTGTGAAGCAGCTTAAACCAACCGAGTCAGCCTTACTCAGCTGGGCTATTGATCTCATGGCTGATGTTGTCCAAGAAGAGGAATATAACAAAATGAATGCGAGAAACATTGCAATGGTTTTTGCTCCAAACATGACTCAG ATGTCTGATCCTCTAACTGCACTAATGCATGCGGTTCAAGTGATGAACTTGCTAAAGACGTTGATAATGAAGACCCTTAGGGAGCGTGAAGAAACAGCCACAGGTGGATATTCACCCATGTCATTTCGCACATCATTTCGTCGGTCAGAGGATGAATACGACAGTCAGCGAGAAACAGCAACATGTGGATATTCACCCATGTCCTTTCGCTCATCGTATCGTCCATCTGAGGATGAATATGACAGTCAACTAGAAATAGAAGCAAGCGGTGAATTGAAAGGGACCAAATCAGATTTCAATGATCACACTCATTACAGAAATAGTAGCGAAGAGGAATTGGAGGCTGAATCTCTGAGCGAGATAGAAGAATGTTTCTTAAAACAGTTGGACGAGAACGTGAATACCAAAGAATTCTCAGAAGAATCTGTAGATTATTTTCAAGAGTGTGTGAGCTCCAAAAGCTGCTGCGACTATAGTGCAGAACCGGCTTTATCAATTACTGATAGCAAAACTGTTCATTCATGCGTGAGTTCTGACAAAGAAAAGATAAATGCTGACGTAATCATTCCGTTACTAGGGTGGACAGACACAGATGATGTGGAGATGGTTGACAAATTCACAGACTCAGTTTCGCCAGTGCCGCTGCTTGCATCTAGCTAA